One segment of Paraburkholderia sp. PREW-6R DNA contains the following:
- a CDS encoding chromate transporter has translation MNDGARERDEASRDSTLAGPQAAFATPAPGALELFLIFSRIGLTSFGGGLSGWFMREFVQDRHWLSEDEFLDGLALSQALPGVNIKNLAIWIGHRLLGWRGALAGFCGIIFPPAVGIVILGVFFAAISGFPLTHIALAGAAAGAIGLSLSMAITAVRRLPRRVVPCAVFVATFIAIAIFRLPLVWTVLIAGGLNVAYEYVRAPREN, from the coding sequence ATGAACGATGGCGCACGGGAACGAGACGAAGCGAGTCGCGACAGCACCTTAGCCGGTCCGCAAGCGGCGTTTGCGACACCCGCGCCGGGCGCGCTCGAACTTTTCCTGATCTTCTCGAGAATCGGACTCACCAGCTTTGGCGGCGGCCTCAGCGGCTGGTTCATGCGCGAATTCGTGCAAGACCGTCATTGGCTTTCCGAGGACGAGTTTCTCGACGGCCTTGCGCTCTCGCAGGCCTTGCCGGGTGTGAACATCAAGAATCTCGCGATCTGGATAGGGCACCGTCTGCTCGGCTGGCGCGGCGCGCTGGCCGGCTTTTGCGGCATCATCTTTCCGCCGGCGGTGGGGATCGTCATTCTCGGCGTCTTTTTCGCCGCCATTTCCGGCTTCCCGCTGACGCATATTGCGCTGGCGGGCGCCGCGGCCGGGGCGATCGGCCTGTCTCTGTCGATGGCGATCACAGCGGTGCGCCGCTTGCCGCGCCGCGTCGTCCCGTGTGCGGTATTCGTCGCCACCTTCATTGCCATTGCGATTTTCAGGCTGCCGCTCGTCTGGACCGTGCTGATTGCGGGAGGCTTGAACGTGGCTTACGAATACGTGCGCGCCCCGCGCGAAAACTGA
- a CDS encoding SGNH/GDSL hydrolase family protein, which yields MQRLGDTVRAAIFAVAMTALSGCGGGHGSGSSSSGGSTSTVPGGVNLQVVSFGDSLSDVGTYAPIASAVGGGRFTTNPGQVWSQDVAQYYGGSLSAAYTIDLTHKLSAQNGLGYAEGGSTVATPASQSDFLTDVIGNIEMPVTQQVTSYLSAHGSFNANQLVLVWAGANDVLRAGAPPAATPIVQTAATTLGQVVTQIVQNGATHVVVVNVPNIGLSPEGLATSDHGAALSELSQTFNDSLNAALQANGVQTRVIQVDAFTWLNGIIANFQSNGFAVSNTGIACDPNKTPDQTALLCSPATYVSANADQTYMFADKLHPTTHLHALFAQYVEQQIAKSGLGH from the coding sequence ATGCAAAGATTAGGAGACACGGTACGCGCTGCAATTTTTGCCGTCGCGATGACTGCGCTGTCAGGATGCGGCGGCGGACACGGCAGCGGTTCGAGCAGCAGCGGCGGCAGTACGTCGACGGTGCCGGGCGGCGTGAATCTGCAGGTCGTCTCGTTCGGCGACAGTCTTTCGGACGTCGGCACTTATGCGCCGATCGCGAGCGCCGTCGGTGGAGGCCGCTTCACTACCAATCCCGGCCAGGTGTGGTCGCAGGATGTCGCGCAGTACTACGGCGGCTCGCTGAGCGCCGCGTACACCATCGACCTGACACACAAGCTGAGCGCACAGAACGGTCTGGGCTACGCCGAGGGCGGCTCCACGGTGGCCACGCCCGCCAGTCAGTCCGACTTCCTGACCGACGTGATCGGCAACATCGAGATGCCTGTTACCCAGCAGGTCACGAGCTATCTGTCCGCGCACGGGAGCTTCAATGCCAATCAGCTGGTGCTCGTATGGGCCGGCGCGAACGACGTGCTGCGCGCAGGTGCGCCGCCGGCCGCCACGCCGATCGTGCAGACAGCGGCGACGACGCTTGGCCAGGTGGTGACGCAGATCGTCCAGAACGGCGCGACGCATGTCGTGGTGGTTAACGTGCCGAATATCGGACTGTCGCCCGAGGGGCTTGCCACGTCCGACCACGGCGCGGCGCTGTCAGAGTTGTCGCAAACCTTCAACGACAGCCTCAATGCCGCGTTGCAGGCCAACGGCGTGCAAACCAGGGTCATTCAGGTGGATGCCTTCACGTGGCTGAACGGGATCATTGCAAACTTCCAGTCCAACGGGTTCGCTGTGTCCAACACGGGTATCGCGTGCGATCCAAACAAGACGCCGGACCAGACGGCGTTGCTATGTTCGCCGGCCACTTATGTGAGCGCCAATGCCGATCAGACATACATGTTCGCCGACAAGCTACATCCGACTACGCATCTGCACGCACTCTTCGCGCAGTATGTCGAGCAGCAGATCGCGAAGTCAGGGCTGGGTCACTGA